In Lolium rigidum isolate FL_2022 chromosome 3, APGP_CSIRO_Lrig_0.1, whole genome shotgun sequence, the genomic window actctatgttgtgtttgtcgggatccgatggatagagaataccatgttatgttaattatcaagttattgcatatgtgttgtttatgatcttgcatgctctccgttattagtagatgctgcggccaagtttttgctcttaactccaagagggagtatttatgctcgatagtgggttcatgcctgcattgacacctgggacagtgacagtaagttctaaggttgtgttgtgctgttgccactagggataaaacattggcgctatgtccgaggatgtagttgttgattacattacgcaccatacttaatgcaattgtctgttgctttgcaacttaatactgaaaggggttcggatgataacctgaaggtggactttttaggcatagatgcagttggatggcggtctatgtactttgtcgtaatgcccaattaaatctcactatacttatcatgacatgtatgtgcattgttatgccctctctatttgtcaattgcccgactgtaatttgttcacccaacatgcttttatcttatgggagagacacctctagtgaaccgtggaccccggtccattcttttatactgaaatacaaatctgctgcaatacttgttctttactgttttcttgcaaacaatcatcttccacacaatacggttaatcctttgttacagcaagccggtgagattgacaacctcactgtttcgttggggcaaagtactttggttgtgttgtgcaggttccacattggcgccggaatccctggtgttgcgccgcactacatcccgccgccatcaaccttcaacgtgcttcttggctcctcctggttcgataaaccttggtttctttctgagggaaaacttgctgctgtgcgcatcataccttcctcttggggttcccaacgaacgtgtgagttacacgccatcagcaggcggtggccgcatccgagaaggatgccgccgagaaggctcgggcggaggcagaggaggaggcggcggccatcgccgccgccgggaaTTCCAAGCACGGGAGGCGCGAGGAGAAGGCGGCCTCCATCGCGTTCATCCCATTCGTCAACCTTGACGAATAGATGTAGGATAGATGTAGGTATGATCGcaatgtatgtatgatccgtagtatgatcaatgaagatgaacttctcGGGGTTTGAATTTGTGAAAATACGGGgcaaaatacggggtctgctagacggaatggctcttccgttagcaatttttcgatacggggcgaaatgcGAGCGTTATACGGGGCATAGGAAtatggggcctgttagacatgctcttaataggttagtgccggaaaatgcatcaaaatgatataaagtgtatataaaacatgtgagtattgttatataactagcatggaacataagaaattatagatacgtttgagacgtatcaatgtctaACCAGTCCTGCATCCCTTCTCTCAAACTAGGTCTAACTCTATGCCTAATATCAGATATAGAGTCTCTAAAAATGCAAAACATCTATTAGGATCTAGATTCTTATCATAAAAAATAATAGAATTCCTTTGATTCCAGATGCTCCAACACCCTGCTATCATGGCTTCCTTGAAAATTTTGTTGAGTGATCTGTGCTTTGCTTCCACTATCATCTCAATCACATTAAGTTATGTGTTCCATTCCTCTCCAATTTTCCACCAAAAATTCTGACTGAAGTCACACTGGAAGAAAAGATGCAGCATATTTTCAGATGATTCTTCATCACACAGAACACAATTTTGATTCTCCACAAAGAAAATTTTATTGACCATTTGCACTTTTGTATTCAATCTATCTTGTATGAGAAGCCAGAAGAAAAAATTATGCTTTGGTAGACATGCTGATTTCCACATCCATTTAAATGGAGCTGGTGCAACAGGGGCATTAATTAGAGCTAGATATACCTTTTTGATTGAGTACTTTGTACCACCCCAAGAGAAATTCCATTTGTCAATCACTgatgtatcatcaagatgcaaACTGTTTAGTTCCTGTGAttgttgtgcagcaatcagagataAAGGGAGATTAAACATGTTGAAAATATTATCCTGTGCTGTACTGTATGCCTCATAGACATTAATATTCCCTTTCTTTGTGAAGGAAAAGAGGTGGGGAAACTTATCCTTCAGTGTGATATCTCTCCACTTATCATTCCATAACATAATAATTTTGCCATTGCTAGAACATGTGGTGAGCTGTTTAAATTCTGGAATCAAAGTAGTGCAATCACGCCACCAGAATGATCCTCTAGATGAGTTTGCCAATGGGACAGCTCCATTCTGTGCATCCAAACATAGCCAATCCAGATTAGAATTTATGATGAAACAAAGGGTCATTTTTTACTCAACCCTGAACAAAGGGAGCACGAGATGTACCCACATGGATAGTCCAGCCAATCCAGATTAGAATTTATGAACATACTACTAATATTTAGATATTAATTTTATATTAAATCTAAATAAAATTGAATATGCAAAGCCAATGGAAGCTCTTAATAGTACGAAAAAACAAATCTTCTTTTGTTCTCTTAAGTTATCACTTTAAATTTCCATTTGTTTTTACATTTAATTTATTGCAATATGGAAGCTCTTAATAGTACGAAAAAATAAATCTTCTTTTGTTCactaaaataagaaaaaaaatgaatATCCTCTATCTAATGTTATATATTGTGCACTTTACATTTTAATTTATATTTAAacttaaaataataaaaatattttGCACTTTATTAATCAATCTCTAAGAAGAACTTATGCATTGTTGGGAACTTTGGGAGCGCATGCATGGAGCTTCTTGACAAAAAAATTGGCATGTTGTACAACTTCATTCTACACCTCCAGATATATATAACCTTGGAACAATGCCAAGAATATCTATAATACATGACCGACACTTGGAGGAGAAATAGTCAAAACAAAATACAAATCCTTTATTGGTGTCACCATTGAAGAATGGAATCAAGACTAAAGAATAAGACTCCATCACCAATGAGTTGCGAGAAGACAAGTTGAGGGTTCCACCACCGCTCTGTCATTTCAAAAAATGGTGGTTGATCAACACACTGAGGCATATTGAAAAATTTAGTAAAGATCTAATATGTTTTAAGATGTAATTTTAATGGGATTACTTTATAATTTTTATCTCCATTCATTTAAAAAATAATGCATTCTACGGTATATGTAAGTCAAATTTATTTAGTTTGACCTGCTTTAGAGAAAAGTATAAACATCTATACACCAAACTAGTACACTATGGAAGATATTTTTTTGTCCATGATCATAATTTGGTGTCGTGTTTATTAGTACAAATCTTTTATAAACTaggtcaaatataaacaagtgttTTCTTAAGGCAACTCTAGAATGCATTTTTTTATGGTTAGAGTAATCCATTAATGTTGCATTGACCAAGATAGGATGTTGAGCATATACATTTGTCTTATGATCAATGTTTCTTCCACTATTATTATGAATAAACTAAATGTATGCAACTAAATTATAATTTCACTATGTCTTTAAGAAAGATGTCCTTCATATATATAAATATTTTTAACCTATTACATTGTATAAGCAACAACTATATATTTGCTAAGGCAGATCAAAGATTTATTTGGTGTACTAACAATCCATCGAACTCCAAGGATAGCGAGGAGGGTTCCCTCGTAGTTTTATACCTATTTGCTTTTATGGAAACCTTGCATATGTCGGTCGGTTATACATTTCAATAGTGGCCTTTACGCCATCCTACATTTAAAATTTATGAGAACATATTAGAAGAAACAAAACCAAACAAAAATATGAAGTAAATTTGAAGGTAAGCAAACAACCTTGAGTGACACAATTGGTTTGTAACCAAGTTGTTCAATAGCTCTGTTACAACTAAATGTTCTGCTTAGTGTTAGGTACTTGATTCTTGCGGATGTCAGCGATTGAGGTTGATGCATTCCATAGAGATATAGCACTTTATTGTAGCTCCACTCTATCACATATGTTATTGGTAGGACAATAAATAACGGTATTCTTATTTTTAGTGGTCTGCAAAATATACCATCAATTAGCAATATAGCTTAGTGTAGTACATTCTCTTGACAAAACAAATATAGCATTTTTTATTTTTGCTAAGAAATTATGTTCATACAAACATTCACAAGTAAATATTGGATTTTTAGCGATACAAACATATAaatttcaaaaagtaaaaaataCTTTATAAATGAAGAAAAATATGAGTATCACTAGCAAGTTGATCTCCTGGGTGAGGGCCAGTGTCTTTAGCGAGGCAGGAGGTGTGCCAGCGTGTGGGAAACCCTCCAGTGAGTGTGTGCAGCATCTTTTTACTcttttccttattttgttttgTCTATGATCGACAGAAAAAAAAACTAGTGTAATCGAGTGTGGTAAAATAAGAAGTACAATGCATTGCCTATGAAGTAAGGCATTTCCACGTACTGTATTGTGTGGTGCATTTGTCGTAATAAGTTATTCAGGTTGCGCTACATCATGGCGCGTTAAACATTCATATAGATCTTGAAGGGGTACATGGGTGCACCTAATATGTTGGTACATTTTCCATAGCATGTGATGTGGCATGTGCCTCTTTGGAAGGCATGCCATAATTTCAGTGAAACATAGTGTAAGAATGTTTCTCACCAAAGGACATTAACACAATGCATCATAGGACATCGGTCCAGCGAAATGTAATGCAAAATAGGTGATCTAGACATGACATAAAAATGCAGGACATATCATGCAATTGGGGCAGTGCATGCAAAGACAATGCACATGACAtcaaagggcggtgcattagaaaACCAAAAggcaatgcaaaaaaaaatgacAGGTAGTGCAACAAAAACAGAAGATAGCATAGATGAATAACAGTAGGCAATGAAGTGGAAAACCAGAAGGCAATGCATAGAAAAAAGGCACCACACACAAAAAGAAGGAAGTGGCTAGAAGAACCGTTGTCATTATAGTACAGAGGAGAAGGCCACACGCAAAAAAAGTCAAATACAGTGCAGATCAGAACTGAAGGTACTGAAGGTGGTGCACTGTTGAACCAAAGGCAGTGTATTACAAGACTGAAGTCAGTGCAAACCGATGCATTAATGAAGGCAGCggaatttttttcttcaaaactaTCAAAATGTGATAATTTTCTATAGATCTTGATGTCGCTGGCATAGATATGAAAACGGATCTTGATTTGTATGCTCGGTTCATAAGATATTTTTCTTTTCATATGCAAATATACAAAAAAAAGGTAACAACAACTAGCGACGCACTCCCCAATCAACACGTGTCGGGCACGAAAAAGACACATGGAAGACGCTGATTTTTGCACATGCTGACGCAAGACGAGTTGTGAGGCACCTCATAGAGAGGGCACCTTTTTCTAGCCAAATCTAAATGTACTTTAACGCAGTAGAAGCATAAAAATATAGTGTACCTTTTATATCCAAGTTCTTCTAAAACCATATAGACAAAGTCCCACACATTCATCGGCTCCACATTAGTTATGAAGTAGGCCTAGGAAGGAAATTAAGATGTATGAGGAACAATACTATAAGTTGTATGCATGCCCTTTAGAAATAAATCATACTTGTCCCCCACATAGTTTTGCGCCCACTTTAGATGATAGAGCTTTCATGGCACATATATGACCATGCACCACATTGTCAACATATACAAAATCATCAGAATTTTTTCCTTCACCAATTATGATCTGCAAAATAATATGTAGCGTGTCAACCACATTTAACAAGAAATATTTAAATATAACTTTCAATAAATAATGTGATGAAATATTAGATAATGACTTGCATTATTTAGGTAGGCCAATCTTAAGCACTATGCCTTAGATAAGATTGTCTTGAATGGGTTAAATTTGAACTTGGTCCTTAGGGAAGTTGTGGTTAAAGGTAATACTACTTTGTTTGGTGGAAGAATCATATATAATTCAAATAGATCTATCTCGTAACTTGGCAGGTGTAAAAAAGATTGGCGATAGAGTATATTGCATTGTTTCATGTTAATGCTTTGTGTCACGGGATAATCTGAAAATGTTCTCTTACACACTTGCTTCCATGCTATAACTAAAGGACTCAAATAAATAGGTAGTGCATATCTATTTTCCTTTGCTTTTCATATTCTTAAGATTAAATGATTTTCCTTGTTTCACCATAAATATTATGTTTTAATTcaagttaaaattttgaagcaTGATACTCTTGTCTTTTCTAAGTTCGCATATTAGTCAAATTGTGACCAATTATAACTTGAAGTGGATGCATGAGAATACCGAATAATTAAGATCCATAGAGAATTACATGAATAGGAACTAATTTTAGATCATAAGTTCCCTAAATTTGAAGAATTCTATAGTACAATAGAAAGTGTGTTATGTTCTCCAGACCATTTACTAtcttaaatatatttttatttgtcaAGTATATTCACTATTGTCTATTCGCTATTCTATTAATATTATATACTTCCATATTAACATATTAAGCATGAGTACCACAATCATATAGTGAAATTAGGTTCACTAATGTGGTTTAATTGTGTGGAGAATATAAATGTGTATTATACTTACCAACTTTCCTCCATATGAAATTATAGAGGATATTACCATGTCACCAGGACCGAAAATGCTACCAGGTCGTAGACAACAACTAAGAAGCCCATTCATGCTATTGGCCTCCATCACTAACTTCTCTGCTTCTGCCTTGGTTTGTGCATATGCATCAGGAAACTAACATTAATGAACATCCATTAGATATATACACAAATTATTTGGTATGTATGAATTTGTATACAAAGGCGAAAGACGAATGGGACGAAGCAGGAAGGAAATGTGTTTTAAGTAAATCTTCAGTAGCAAAGGTAAAAAAAAACTCACTACCCTATATACATCTTACTCGTATATCGGTAATTCTTGTCAAGGTAGTTGTTACACATCAATTAGACTATGTCGTATGAAAGTTGGATTACATATTTTCTACATTCATTGATGATAAATAACTAAAATCTATAATGGTTACTTTGTTTGGCTTAATTTGTAGTTTGTTGTAGTATATTTTCGTATCAAAGAAGCCTAATAAAGCAAGTAT contains:
- the LOC124697677 gene encoding 3beta-hydroxysteroid-dehydrogenase/decarboxylase-like — protein: MELPAGDRGLDGLRWCVVTGGRGFMARHLVAALLRSGDWRVRITDLAPVATLEPDEEGLLGAALRVGLAEYVSADVCDLAQLTKAFEGVDVVFHTATADPAKNCMHLHYKVNVEGAKNVIGACKTCKVKSLIYTSSSSVVFDGIHDLFGVDESVQYPAKFPDAYAQTKAEAEKLVMEANSMNGLLSCCLRPGSIFGPGDMVISSIISYGGKLIIIGEGKNSDDFVYVDNVVHGHICAMKALSSKVGAKLCGGQAYFITNVEPMNVWDFVYMVLEELGYKRPLKIRIPLFIVLPITYVIEWSYNKVLYLYGMHQPQSLTSARIKYLTLSRTFSCNRAIEQLGYKPIVSLKDGVKATIEMYNRPTYARFP